A DNA window from Mariprofundus aestuarium contains the following coding sequences:
- the hypE gene encoding hydrogenase expression/formation protein HypE — MSKLDIKNGLIEMGHGSGGRASATLIEEIFVRHFDNELLNQGNDQALFSIPAGRMVISTDGHVITPLFFPGGDIGSLSIHGTVNDVAMSGATPLYLSASFILEEGFPLADLERIVISMAKASIDAGVPVVTGDTKVVERGKGDGVFITTTGVGIVPDGINISGDLAKPGDAIIVSGSIGDHGIAILSSREGLQFGTTIESDSAALHTLVAEMIAIAPAIRCLRDPTRGGLATTLNELARQSNVGISIQETSIPIKAEVKGACELLGLDPLYIANEGKLVCIVPAEDAGQLLAAMHKHPLGQNAAIIGNVCEDAQQMVVMKTAFGGSRVVDWLAGEQLPRIC; from the coding sequence ATGAGTAAACTCGATATCAAAAACGGCCTGATTGAGATGGGCCACGGCAGCGGCGGCAGGGCTTCAGCCACACTGATCGAAGAGATCTTTGTCCGCCATTTCGACAATGAACTTCTGAACCAGGGCAACGATCAGGCTCTCTTCAGTATCCCGGCAGGACGTATGGTGATCAGCACCGACGGCCATGTGATTACCCCCCTCTTCTTTCCCGGTGGTGATATCGGTTCGCTCTCGATACACGGCACCGTGAATGATGTCGCCATGTCCGGTGCAACACCTCTCTACCTCTCCGCCTCATTTATTCTTGAAGAGGGATTTCCGCTCGCAGATCTGGAGCGCATCGTAATCAGCATGGCAAAGGCGAGCATAGATGCAGGGGTACCGGTTGTTACGGGGGACACCAAGGTGGTTGAACGTGGTAAGGGTGACGGTGTTTTTATCACCACTACCGGCGTCGGCATCGTACCTGATGGCATCAACATTTCAGGGGATTTGGCTAAGCCGGGCGATGCAATCATTGTCAGCGGTTCGATTGGCGATCACGGCATTGCCATCCTCTCCAGCCGCGAAGGACTCCAGTTCGGCACCACCATTGAATCGGACTCCGCCGCCCTGCACACGCTGGTGGCAGAAATGATTGCCATCGCACCGGCTATCCGTTGCCTGCGCGACCCCACCCGTGGCGGCCTTGCCACAACACTCAATGAGCTGGCACGCCAGTCCAATGTGGGCATCTCTATTCAGGAGACATCCATCCCGATCAAAGCCGAGGTCAAGGGAGCCTGTGAACTACTGGGACTTGATCCACTCTATATTGCCAACGAAGGCAAGCTGGTCTGCATCGTGCCGGCCGAAGATGCAGGGCAGCTGCTGGCCGCCATGCATAAACATCCATTGGGACAAAACGCTGCCATCATCGGCAACGTTTGCGAGGATGCACAACAGATGGTGGTGATGAAAACTGCCTTTGGCGGCAGTCGTGTGGTTGACTGGCTGGCTGGTGAGCAGCTGCCACGCATCTGCTGA
- a CDS encoding carbamoyltransferase HypF, protein MWLTGWLVSSCHASADMSESPLTISINLPESFKTAPQTLALGGELKSSICLIRDGTAHLSRPIGDLEQEDVYRHFSASVESLLADPYCKPEQVVIDKHPDYLSSQYGQKLAAELGLPLLQVQHHYAHIASVMADNGLPLDSKPVLGLALDGLGFGEDGTIWGGEMLLADYQGFQRLSHFKPIAMIGGAAAIHEPWRNTLAQLLPIWDEVNTTFSDTDIVDFLEKKPVATMHAMVTSGLNSPLASSCGRLFDGVAAALGFHREKVAFEAQAAIALEQAASACFEQETSRYDYGISEANSCLQLEWHPMWLALLSDIQKGAETETIAARFHRTLIHALSETAISLCNKHGVNSVALSGGVFQNQLISTHLPLELQRAGLTVLQHRRVPANDAGICLGQATVALAQKARTI, encoded by the coding sequence GTGTGGTTGACTGGCTGGCTGGTGAGCAGCTGCCACGCATCTGCTGATATGTCCGAGTCGCCTTTAACAATCAGCATCAATCTTCCCGAAAGCTTTAAGACTGCACCACAAACTCTGGCGCTGGGCGGAGAGCTGAAAAGCAGCATCTGCCTGATCCGTGATGGCACTGCTCATCTGAGCAGACCGATTGGCGATCTTGAACAGGAGGACGTCTACCGCCACTTCTCTGCTTCCGTGGAGAGCCTGTTGGCCGATCCTTACTGCAAGCCGGAACAGGTCGTCATTGATAAACACCCCGATTACCTCTCATCGCAATATGGCCAGAAACTTGCCGCCGAACTGGGCCTGCCGCTTCTACAGGTTCAGCATCACTACGCCCATATCGCCTCAGTCATGGCCGACAATGGCCTGCCGTTGGACTCAAAACCCGTGCTCGGGCTCGCACTTGATGGCCTCGGCTTTGGTGAGGATGGCACGATCTGGGGCGGCGAGATGCTGCTGGCCGATTATCAGGGTTTTCAAAGGCTTAGCCATTTTAAACCAATTGCCATGATAGGCGGAGCCGCTGCGATACATGAGCCGTGGCGCAATACACTGGCCCAGCTTCTGCCTATCTGGGATGAGGTAAACACAACATTCAGCGACACTGATATCGTAGACTTTCTGGAAAAAAAACCGGTAGCCACGATGCACGCCATGGTGACATCAGGTTTAAATTCACCACTGGCCTCATCCTGCGGTCGCCTTTTTGATGGCGTAGCTGCTGCTCTGGGATTTCACCGTGAGAAGGTCGCCTTTGAGGCACAGGCAGCCATTGCGCTGGAGCAGGCTGCAAGCGCATGTTTTGAACAGGAAACGAGCCGCTACGACTACGGCATAAGTGAAGCGAACAGCTGCTTGCAGTTGGAGTGGCATCCGATGTGGCTGGCATTGCTGTCTGATATCCAGAAAGGTGCTGAAACAGAAACCATTGCGGCACGCTTCCACCGCACCCTGATTCATGCCCTGAGCGAAACAGCTATCTCCCTCTGCAACAAACACGGGGTGAATTCGGTTGCCCTTTCCGGTGGTGTATTCCAGAACCAGTTGATCAGCACCCACCTGCCGCTGGAACTGCAGCGGGCAGGCCTGACAGTGCTGCAACACCGCCGGGTTCCGGCCAATGATGCAGGCATCTGCCTCGGCCAGGCAACCGTAGCTTT